The genomic DNA GCGTTTCATGTTCGTAGTCGCGGAGTTTGCGGACGTTGTCGGTGTCTTCAACGGCGAACGCAGATCCCTGAATCGACCAACACTTCTCGAAGAGTGATGAGCGCTTTCGGAGGGTGACGGGATTTGGGTATGGGAGGTCGTCCACTTTCTCGTGGATGGCTTGTTGGTCGTTGGTACCTTCGAACCGATTGACGACTGCGGCGAGGACGCCGACTTGGATGTCGAGTGTGTCTTCGATGCCAGCGACGACGGATTCGAGACCTTCGATGGATTCGCTGCCTTTCCCTGTCGGTTCGACTGGAATTACGAGTGAGCGTGTCGCGTAGATGGCGTTGTAGAGGTGTGGGCCGACTGTCGCTGGCGGGTCGACAATAAGGATGTCGTAGTTCTCGGGAATGTTGCTTTTTGCGAGGACGTGCTGGAGGCGGCCGAATTTACTGAACGATTCTCCGAGGTCTTCAGCGGTTTGGGCGGCACGATCGAGGAGGGAACCGAGGTCTTCGAGACGGTTGTGTGAGGGAAGAACGTCGAACCCTTCGGTTGTTTTGAAGAGGTTGTTTAGGTCGCCTTTTGGGCGGTCGATCATGTGGTGGACGAGTGTGTCGGCATCGCCATCAGCACGGTCTTCGTCGACGCCGAGTAAGTGGGAGAGACTGCCGTCTTGTGGGTCGAGGTCAACGACGAGTACGTCGTAGCCGTTATCGGCGTGTGCGCGGGCGAGGTTCGCGGAGAGGGTTGTTTTGCCGACGCCGCCTGCTTCGCTATACACTGCGTAGGTCAACATAAAAGGGGCGTCTCACCCTATAGTTATAAAACTACAGGATGAAACTACATCCTATAGCTATTCCAAGTAGCTATACTCTATAGCTATATTATGAAGTTATACTAAGAGGGAGAATACTGCATACTCTATCCAACGCATGATATAGCTATACTCTATAGCTATTCCACTCAGATATGGTTTAGAGTTATACTGAGTAGCGTATACTTAATAGAAATCTGTGATCATCACTGGCCGTAGCTACACCCCACCCATCGCCCCACTCAATAGCCATACCACATAGCTATACTCTATAACTATATCGTATAGCTACACTGCTTTCCTATTTTGTCTAAACGAGGATATCCGGGGTACTACTGTCTGTGGATAGTAGCGTGTTGTCGGATTCAACGTGCCCAGCTCAAGATAGTAAATGCACTGCAATATCCGTGAGCGTCGTTGGGGTCCTCGCCCGCTTATCAAGGTACGTAGTTATAACATACTACCGTCATCTGGCGATTTCGGGCACGTGGAATCGCCTTGTCGTTAACCCGTGAATAGCCAGAACCGTTGTCACCCGTGAAAACTGTAGTAAGTGAGTACTTCGTCAGGGATTTGAGTCTTGGTCCTTGCCGCTGGACGATGAAATGCATCAACTCCTCGTCCAGTAACTGCTCGTTCGACCTGATAACGGTGAGCCATGGCTGTTCCTCTCGGCCCAGCCTCATGACCGGTTGTGGTCGAAAAGGATTAATGAGGCGTGGAAGACCGGGTTCCATCCTAAGTACGCCGAAACCGGGCACCACGAAGTAGTGACGAGTCACTTCGGACGACACTGGTTCTCCAACTTCTGGCGTATCGACCAAGATTTCAACCATGAACTAGTCAAGTATATACGTAGAGACGCGATCGGCGACACAGCAGTCGACTACGGTGAATCGATTGACGTGTATCTCCATACGTACGACGACGACATCGAGGACATCTACCGAGAGAACGTCTTCAAGTTAGGTAACGCACCGTACTGAATTCAGCCATACACACATTCAACACACACTGGTTGAAGGTTCGATACTATATAGCACCCCAATGGATTCTCCTTTCGTATAGTAAGTTCCTTTCTCATATCCCCACACCGAGCGCATTCTTCTGTGTCCGCCGTTACAGCGAAGAATATTCTTCGGCGATGCGCTCTATCAATATCTTCTATGGGGGATGTCGCTAATTCAACTTGGTCAACAATATCGACACTCTTCTTGTTTCCTTTTCCTTGGTTACAAAACCTGCATAACACTTGAAAATTATCTAAGGAATTATCTCCAAAATGAGAGAGGGGCTCAATGTGATCTAATTCTGGTGCGGTTTGCTTCTGTGAATATTCATGTATTGGCTTATATTTATCTCTATTCTCAAAAGATTTTGAATTGTTTTCACTTCCTATCCTCACATTACAATTCTCACATCTATTTGATTGCTCTTTTAGGAGTTTCTTCTTGATCGTATCTGAATACGAGATGCTTCTGCTGCTTTCATCCCAGTCGTCCCAAAGTCGGCCCAAATTCTGTCCTAAACTCTTTGCGAGGGGCTTCTCTAAATCAAAATCCTGTTCCAAATACTCAATTATCATCTCGTAAGGCTCATCTTCTTCATCAAATTGTCCACTCACTAGCGCTTCGCCATTATGTTTCGCCAGAGCATCTCTCGGTGTCAGGTGTGCTGCTATTCGAAGGACTGACTCTCTTACTCTTTGGTGGTCGGTCAAAGAGAGATAGCGATCAAATGCGGCTAAATCATCTACTGAATAGTCAACGAGATCACCTCCAAGTTTCTCATGGAGACGAGAAAACACTTCATCACCTGACATTAGAACCCTTTGTTGAAAATTCGTAGCCTGGGGAGGCCCTTTTCATTAGTATCTGCTGCCTTTTCTAATTCTTCGCGGAAGTTCCGTCGATTTTCGCTGGTACTTAGACCACCGGTATTCCACTTGTCGCGGTAGAATTTTTCAGGAATATCATCAACTATGTTTTGTATCTCTTCAGTAAACACCTCATCATCTTCCAAAACGTATTCCCACAAAGAATCTCTGACATCTTCTTCGAGTTCGTCTAAGAATTCCTGCCTATTTTCCTGCTTATCTGCCAACTCTTCAAGGATGTATTCTTGGAGGACTCGCATAGGATCCTTCCGGAAAAATTGTTCAGGATATTCCTCCTCGAAATCTTCTTTTCCTTCTCTTGCGGCTTCTGCATCTTCCCAAAGATCAGCATAATGGTCCTTAATTGCAGACCAAAATGTGTAGAATTTCCCTATTCTGTAGGACACATCGTCCCATTCCTCTATATTTCCATAGAGGGCATCATGGCCTCCCTTCATCTCTACAAATCGGTTCATAAGCATATGCATATCTTTGAAATCAATAGCCCCTGTTTGCTCACCTACCTTCTCTTCGTAATTTATCATCTGGTGGAAAGGAGATCGCTCTTCCACATCGGCCATGTAAGGGTAACGCGCCTTATCAACATCTACCCCCGCCCTAAGAAGTCGATCCATTAGTTCATTAGACTCTTTCTCTGAAAGAGCAGTCGCAACTGTAATCAGAAGCTCTTCTTGAGAAATTGGTTCTGCCTTGTCATTAATTATATAGAAGTGATAGACCTGCTCTTT from Halorussus sp. MSC15.2 includes the following:
- a CDS encoding ParA family protein, with the translated sequence MLTYAVYSEAGGVGKTTLSANLARAHADNGYDVLVVDLDPQDGSLSHLLGVDEDRADGDADTLVHHMIDRPKGDLNNLFKTTEGFDVLPSHNRLEDLGSLLDRAAQTAEDLGESFSKFGRLQHVLAKSNIPENYDILIVDPPATVGPHLYNAIYATRSLVIPVEPTGKGSESIEGLESVVAGIEDTLDIQVGVLAAVVNRFEGTNDQQAIHEKVDDLPYPNPVTLRKRSSLFEKCWSIQGSAFAVEDTDNVRKLRDYEHETLNRIHDLAHFLEERGNL
- a CDS encoding HNH endonuclease, which gives rise to MSGDEVFSRLHEKLGGDLVDYSVDDLAAFDRYLSLTDHQRVRESVLRIAAHLTPRDALAKHNGEALVSGQFDEEDEPYEMIIEYLEQDFDLEKPLAKSLGQNLGRLWDDWDESSRSISYSDTIKKKLLKEQSNRCENCNVRIGSENNSKSFENRDKYKPIHEYSQKQTAPELDHIEPLSHFGDNSLDNFQVLCRFCNQGKGNKKSVDIVDQVELATSPIEDIDRAHRRRIFFAVTADTEECARCGDMRKELTIRKENPLGCYIVSNLQPVCVECVYG